In one window of candidate division WOR-3 bacterium DNA:
- the dnaA gene encoding chromosomal replication initiator protein DnaA, which yields MSKDLVSSGSSRLAGQGLPAQGTGSNAAAETWAQALDCLKLRVSREAFDTWLAPTRGVELNQDSITVEVPNSFFAEWIGQHYSAEIATALRAVARNRLAVSYRARDVADAARLRVRSYSSASGSSRSGHDPRNPKPENGRLQARYTFANFVVGESSRLAYAAARNVAERPGSAYNPLFLYGGAGLGKTHLLQAIGNHAIQTHRNLKVYYAAAETLFLELIHAIQKGTRLEFKSKYRSLDLLLLDDIHYLVGKERLQEEIFHMFNHLHDAGSQVAFTSDRPPRDIPTLQERLASRLGSGLVVDIQPPDLETRIAILQQKAAQQERELPHEVAHYVAARVRTSVRDLEGCLTRILAMASLSASPVTLALAEAALRDLVAQQQPITQDAIVEAVASTYGVSVADIKGRSRTKQLALARQVTMYLLRANTTLSLKEIGRCLGNKDHTTVMHAIDKVEQLRALDPAFAHQLDQLTSRIAR from the coding sequence GTGAGCAAAGATCTGGTTTCGTCGGGGTCTTCTCGACTCGCGGGCCAAGGACTGCCTGCCCAAGGCACCGGTTCAAACGCCGCCGCTGAAACGTGGGCTCAGGCACTCGACTGTCTCAAGCTGCGGGTGAGCCGGGAGGCGTTTGACACCTGGCTAGCCCCAACCAGAGGAGTTGAACTCAACCAGGATTCAATTACGGTTGAGGTGCCCAATTCGTTCTTTGCCGAATGGATCGGCCAGCACTACTCTGCCGAGATAGCGACAGCGCTCCGCGCCGTAGCCCGTAACCGCCTTGCGGTCTCATACCGCGCCAGGGATGTAGCGGATGCGGCCCGGCTCAGAGTGCGGTCATATTCCTCAGCTTCCGGTTCCTCCAGGTCCGGCCACGACCCCCGCAACCCGAAGCCCGAGAACGGTCGCTTGCAAGCGCGCTACACCTTTGCTAACTTCGTAGTCGGCGAGTCCAGCCGGCTCGCATACGCCGCGGCTAGAAACGTGGCTGAAAGGCCGGGCTCCGCATACAACCCCCTATTCCTCTACGGAGGTGCGGGCTTAGGCAAGACACACCTGCTCCAAGCAATTGGCAACCATGCGATTCAGACGCACCGCAACCTTAAAGTCTACTACGCCGCGGCCGAGACACTGTTTCTTGAGCTCATCCACGCAATCCAGAAAGGCACGCGCCTTGAGTTCAAGAGCAAGTATCGGAGTTTAGACCTGCTCCTGCTTGACGACATACACTACCTTGTCGGCAAAGAAAGGCTTCAGGAAGAGATCTTCCACATGTTCAATCACCTGCACGACGCCGGCAGCCAAGTTGCATTTACGAGCGACAGGCCTCCAAGGGATATTCCGACCTTGCAGGAAAGGCTTGCCTCACGGCTCGGTTCCGGGCTTGTAGTGGACATCCAGCCCCCTGACCTTGAGACTAGAATTGCAATCCTCCAGCAGAAGGCTGCTCAACAGGAGCGCGAGCTGCCGCACGAAGTTGCTCACTACGTAGCAGCACGGGTTAGGACCAGCGTCCGTGACCTCGAGGGTTGCCTGACGCGGATTCTTGCGATGGCATCACTCAGCGCCAGTCCGGTAACATTAGCCCTCGCCGAGGCAGCGCTCAGGGACCTCGTTGCCCAACAGCAGCCGATAACTCAAGATGCCATCGTGGAAGCTGTGGCTAGCACCTACGGTGTTAGTGTCGCAGACATCAAGGGGCGCAGCCGTACTAAACAACTCGCATTGGCCCGGCAGGTTACGATGTATCTTCTCCGTGCTAATACTACGCTGTCGCTTAAGGAAATCGGCCGCTGTCTTGGCAACAAAGATCACACTACGGTCATGCATGCTATCGATAAAGTCGAGCAGTTGAGGGCGTTGGATCCAGCCTTTGCCCATCAGCTAGATCAGCTTACCTCTAGAATAGCTCGATGA
- the fsa gene encoding fructose-6-phosphate aldolase, which yields MKIFIDSADINEIKEVASWGILQGCTTNPSLIQKTGRPLKECVKDILRVVEGPVSVEVVSQDAAGMVIEGEEWAKLDPRKVAIKIPMCMEGLKAIRGLAQREIMTNCTLVFSVNQALLAARAGATFISPFVGRLDDISHDGISLVGDIVELVDSYSLNCEIIAASVRHPLHVVEAARQGAHIATVPYSVLVQMIKHPLTDAGIKKFYEDYQKIPKQ from the coding sequence ATGAAAATCTTCATAGATTCGGCCGACATAAATGAAATCAAGGAGGTGGCAAGTTGGGGAATCTTGCAGGGATGTACAACTAATCCTTCGCTGATCCAGAAGACGGGGCGCCCACTTAAGGAATGCGTGAAGGATATTCTGAGGGTGGTCGAAGGCCCAGTTTCAGTCGAAGTGGTCTCCCAAGACGCCGCCGGGATGGTTATAGAAGGCGAGGAGTGGGCCAAGCTCGATCCGAGAAAAGTTGCCATCAAGATACCTATGTGCATGGAGGGACTGAAAGCAATCAGGGGTTTGGCTCAGAGAGAAATAATGACGAACTGCACCTTGGTATTCTCCGTCAATCAAGCGCTACTCGCTGCCCGGGCCGGAGCAACATTCATCTCACCCTTTGTCGGCCGGCTGGATGACATCTCCCACGATGGCATATCGCTAGTTGGGGACATTGTGGAGCTTGTTGATTCCTACAGCCTCAACTGTGAGATTATTGCCGCAAGCGTCCGCCACCCGCTCCACGTCGTCGAAGCTGCTCGACAGGGCGCCCACATCGCCACGGTGCCCTACAGTGTGCTGGTCCAGATGATCAAGCACCCGTTGACCGATGCTGGCATCAAGAAGTTCTATGAGGACTATCAGAAGATACCTAAGCAATGA
- a CDS encoding transketolase, producing MPIVDSKTGQVRKEYSPASLVQAANLMRGYSLVALCAAGSGHAGGTLSIMDITAALYLHVARHDPERPDWEDRDRIIWSTGHKAPALYLGLGMAGYFPVEDVVRLRKLYSPYQGHPHRLKLPGVEISSGSLGQGLSVAVGIAYALKYLDHRDCRVYCLTGDGEHQEGQIWEAAMEAGNFRLDNLCCILDKNRLQIDGWVKDVQNIEPIAEKYRSFGWNTVEIDGHNMHQILAAFDRAAKVKDKPTVIIANTTKGKGVSFMENVAGWHGKAPNHEQMVQGLKELNLEFRLDYKKLLGAAETYQAEATKILTAKVPKFSRDYFWNRQEDMKVEMKATRLGFGAALEKCGSDRRVVAIGADISGSIAISRFFECDESRCDRWISVGIAEQSGTNVAAGLAKEGKLPVFGTYGVFAAGRNLDQLRTTVCYGNFNVFIAGAHGGVSVGPDGATHQALEDLFQICGLPNMHVSVPCDAVETQRAAEYLLLEVKGPKYLRFAREATPVVTSPETPFVWGVPNVYRFRAEKPRFADAFDVTLADRYKDEHEDLTVVACGPMVPEAMRAAWILKQEYGLETRVLNVHTLKPLDPAPLVRAALETGVVVTAEEHQVGGLANLVARALLTAPELYGKPLAFGCVGVHDRFGESGQPWELMWEFEVSAEHIAAKARELCELAGTAKPARKPVTKKPAAGRAPTRGKVKKGSSGGAK from the coding sequence ATGCCTATAGTTGATTCCAAGACCGGTCAAGTGAGAAAGGAATACTCTCCGGCGTCGCTCGTACAGGCCGCAAACCTCATGCGCGGGTACAGCCTTGTTGCTCTGTGTGCAGCCGGTTCCGGCCACGCCGGAGGCACGTTGTCAATTATGGACATCACTGCGGCGCTATATCTGCACGTCGCTCGCCATGACCCGGAACGGCCGGACTGGGAAGACCGAGACCGAATTATCTGGTCCACCGGCCACAAGGCACCCGCTCTTTACCTGGGACTTGGCATGGCAGGGTACTTCCCGGTAGAAGATGTTGTTCGGCTGAGGAAACTGTACTCGCCGTACCAAGGTCACCCGCACCGGCTAAAGCTGCCCGGGGTCGAGATCTCTTCTGGCTCCTTGGGGCAGGGCCTGTCGGTGGCGGTCGGCATTGCCTACGCCCTGAAGTACTTGGACCACCGTGACTGCCGGGTTTACTGTCTGACCGGCGACGGTGAGCACCAGGAGGGGCAAATCTGGGAAGCGGCAATGGAGGCGGGGAATTTCAGGTTGGATAATTTGTGCTGCATCTTGGACAAAAACCGGCTCCAGATAGACGGCTGGGTCAAGGACGTACAGAATATTGAGCCGATAGCCGAAAAGTACCGGTCTTTCGGCTGGAACACCGTCGAGATTGACGGGCACAACATGCACCAGATACTTGCAGCCTTCGATCGGGCCGCCAAGGTCAAGGATAAGCCGACCGTCATCATTGCGAACACGACCAAGGGTAAAGGCGTGTCCTTCATGGAAAACGTCGCAGGCTGGCACGGCAAGGCGCCCAATCACGAGCAGATGGTTCAGGGTCTGAAGGAGCTCAATTTGGAGTTTCGTCTGGACTACAAGAAACTGCTTGGAGCAGCAGAAACCTATCAGGCCGAGGCGACGAAGATACTGACCGCCAAGGTGCCGAAGTTCTCCCGTGACTACTTCTGGAACCGGCAGGAAGACATGAAGGTCGAGATGAAGGCCACCCGGCTTGGGTTCGGCGCAGCGCTTGAGAAGTGCGGCTCAGACCGCCGGGTTGTTGCAATCGGCGCGGACATTTCGGGCTCGATTGCAATCTCACGCTTCTTTGAGTGTGACGAGAGCAGGTGCGACCGGTGGATTTCGGTTGGTATCGCCGAGCAGTCCGGAACGAATGTTGCCGCCGGTTTGGCTAAGGAAGGCAAACTCCCGGTGTTTGGGACCTACGGCGTTTTTGCAGCGGGCAGAAACTTGGACCAGCTCCGTACCACTGTGTGCTACGGCAACTTCAATGTGTTCATCGCCGGCGCCCACGGCGGGGTATCGGTCGGCCCGGACGGAGCGACCCATCAGGCACTTGAAGACCTTTTTCAGATCTGTGGCCTGCCGAACATGCATGTGTCGGTGCCGTGTGATGCGGTTGAGACCCAGCGGGCTGCCGAATATCTGCTTCTGGAGGTCAAGGGGCCGAAATACCTCCGGTTTGCCCGCGAGGCAACACCGGTGGTTACGAGCCCGGAGACACCGTTTGTCTGGGGTGTGCCAAACGTGTACCGATTCCGGGCTGAGAAACCGCGATTCGCCGATGCGTTCGACGTGACCCTGGCCGACAGGTACAAGGATGAGCACGAGGACCTGACAGTTGTGGCTTGCGGCCCGATGGTGCCTGAGGCAATGCGCGCTGCCTGGATTCTAAAGCAGGAGTACGGACTCGAGACTAGGGTTTTGAACGTTCACACCCTGAAGCCGTTGGACCCGGCTCCGCTTGTGCGGGCTGCGCTTGAGACCGGCGTTGTTGTTACTGCGGAGGAGCACCAAGTGGGTGGTCTGGCGAACCTGGTGGCTCGGGCGTTACTCACTGCACCCGAGCTATACGGTAAGCCGCTCGCGTTCGGGTGTGTCGGGGTCCATGACCGGTTTGGCGAGTCAGGTCAACCGTGGGAGCTGATGTGGGAATTCGAGGTCTCGGCGGAACATATCGCGGCCAAGGCACGGGAGCTGTGCGAACTTGCTGGGACAGCTAAACCGGCGAGAAAACCGGTTACAAAGAAACCAGCCGCAGGCAGGGCTCCGACCAGGGGGAAGGTGAAGAAAGGGTCGTCCGGAGGAGCAAAATGA
- a CDS encoding pyridoxal phosphate-dependent aminotransferase yields the protein MKRLAERMNRLGTETAFDCLCRAKALECRMDVVHLEIGEPDFGTPRHIVESAKRALDEGWTHYGPSAGLPELREAIARYAGKLRGVKFDPDQVVVTPGAKPVMAFAIMALVEESDEVIYPNPGFPIYESMIQYMGGRAVPIRLREERDFRLDAEELAALVNHRTKLIILNSPQNPTGGVLTAEDLRLIADTALEHDCWVLSDEIYSEILYEGEFASISRFPEIHRHLIILDGFSKTFAMTGWRVGYGIMPREMAEKLARIQTNTNSCTASFSQRACIDALTGPRDEVDAMISEFRRRRDVIVDGLNRLPGFRCKKPLGAFYAFPNIEGTGVDCEVLASRLLEEKGVACLAGTCFGKFGDGFLRFSYANSIENIQKALVRIEELLTGR from the coding sequence ATGAAACGCCTCGCCGAACGGATGAATCGCCTCGGGACCGAGACCGCATTCGACTGCCTGTGCCGGGCCAAAGCACTTGAGTGCAGGATGGACGTTGTCCACCTAGAAATCGGCGAGCCTGACTTCGGCACACCACGCCATATTGTTGAGTCCGCAAAACGTGCATTGGACGAGGGCTGGACCCATTATGGTCCGTCCGCGGGCCTGCCGGAACTGCGCGAGGCGATTGCCCGCTATGCCGGCAAACTGCGCGGGGTCAAGTTTGACCCTGACCAAGTGGTGGTTACACCGGGGGCCAAGCCGGTGATGGCATTCGCCATCATGGCCCTAGTTGAGGAATCGGACGAAGTCATTTATCCCAACCCGGGATTTCCGATATACGAGTCAATGATTCAGTACATGGGTGGCCGCGCTGTGCCGATAAGGCTGCGTGAAGAGCGAGACTTCCGACTCGACGCCGAGGAACTCGCTGCACTTGTGAATCACCGCACCAAGCTCATTATTCTGAATTCTCCACAGAACCCAACCGGTGGAGTGCTTACGGCCGAGGACCTGCGTCTTATCGCTGACACTGCGCTAGAACACGACTGCTGGGTGCTATCCGATGAAATCTACTCCGAGATACTCTACGAGGGCGAGTTTGCGAGCATCAGCCGTTTTCCGGAAATCCATCGCCACCTCATCATTCTCGACGGCTTCTCCAAGACATTTGCGATGACCGGCTGGCGGGTCGGCTACGGCATCATGCCGCGCGAAATGGCCGAGAAGCTGGCCCGGATTCAGACCAATACCAACTCCTGCACCGCCAGCTTCTCCCAAAGGGCCTGTATAGACGCTCTGACCGGTCCCCGGGACGAGGTTGATGCGATGATTTCGGAGTTCAGGCGCCGGCGGGACGTTATCGTTGACGGCCTGAACCGCCTGCCGGGATTTCGGTGCAAGAAGCCGCTGGGGGCATTCTACGCGTTCCCGAACATTGAGGGCACAGGAGTAGATTGCGAGGTCCTTGCCAGCCGCTTGCTTGAGGAAAAGGGCGTTGCGTGCCTGGCCGGCACCTGCTTCGGCAAGTTCGGAGATGGATTCCTGCGGTTTTCGTACGCAAACTCGATTGAGAATATCCAAAAGGCGCTCGTAAGGATCGAAGAACTCCTTACGGGCAGGTGA
- the hisC gene encoding histidinol-phosphate transaminase — protein MFPRPRPNIESIQPYKPGKPVEQVARELGLRGPIDKLASNENSLGPSPKALAALRRTLHEQYYYPEDTCYLLRERLAKLHKVPIDSVMVGNGSVELISAACLAYLEPGDEVVMSAGSFIMAKISARIMNARLVEVPTKDYVHDLDRILENITEKTKILYLDNPMNPLGTIVTKDKLGRFIEKLPNTVLTIVDNAYADYIATRKYPNAVDYVKQGRNVLALRTFSKAHGLAGLRIGYGIANPEIVGNLAKVRLPFNVNRAAQAAALAALDDERHVNRSRRYNEEGKKYLYRELTRLNVFHIPSYTNFVFMNFALDSQVVYEKLLRLGVITRMVKEYGFPNALRVTVGTMEQNRRFIAALGRVLKELQETPQTSFQPRS, from the coding sequence ATGTTTCCCAGACCTAGACCGAACATCGAATCAATTCAGCCGTACAAACCGGGCAAGCCGGTTGAGCAGGTTGCACGCGAGCTGGGGCTACGCGGGCCGATTGATAAGCTTGCCTCAAACGAGAACTCGCTTGGTCCGTCACCCAAGGCGCTTGCCGCCCTGCGCCGAACCCTGCACGAACAGTACTACTATCCCGAAGATACCTGTTACCTTCTGCGTGAACGACTGGCAAAGCTGCATAAGGTGCCAATTGATTCGGTTATGGTCGGCAACGGCTCAGTCGAACTGATTAGCGCTGCCTGTCTGGCGTACCTTGAGCCGGGTGACGAAGTCGTCATGTCAGCTGGGTCGTTCATCATGGCGAAAATCAGTGCCAGAATAATGAACGCCCGGCTGGTCGAGGTACCCACCAAAGACTATGTCCACGACCTTGACCGCATCCTCGAAAACATTACCGAGAAGACGAAAATCCTATATCTGGACAACCCGATGAATCCGCTAGGTACGATAGTCACCAAGGACAAACTGGGCCGGTTCATCGAGAAGCTGCCGAATACGGTGCTGACGATTGTGGACAATGCCTACGCGGACTACATTGCAACGCGCAAATACCCGAACGCGGTTGACTACGTCAAACAGGGCCGGAACGTACTCGCCCTGCGCACTTTTTCAAAAGCACACGGTCTGGCTGGACTCAGGATCGGATACGGCATTGCCAACCCGGAAATCGTCGGTAACTTGGCCAAAGTCCGGTTACCGTTCAACGTGAACCGGGCCGCCCAGGCCGCGGCGCTGGCCGCACTTGACGACGAACGGCACGTCAACCGCAGCCGCCGTTACAACGAGGAGGGCAAGAAGTATCTCTACCGGGAACTTACCCGGCTCAACGTCTTTCATATTCCCAGCTACACCAACTTTGTTTTCATGAACTTCGCGCTCGACTCACAGGTAGTCTACGAGAAACTCCTACGGCTCGGCGTGATTACCCGCATGGTCAAAGAGTACGGATTCCCCAATGCGCTGCGGGTGACGGTCGGCACGATGGAACAGAACCGGCGGTTCATCGCCGCTCTCGGCCGAGTCCTTAAGGAACTACAGGAGACGCCGCAGACGTCATTCCAACCTAGGTCCTGA
- a CDS encoding lysylphosphatidylglycerol synthase transmembrane domain-containing protein, protein MHKVTRAAPASSEPAGPHTETSVLKPSPAKKGLKSLIRVAVSVGLLAALVFLFRDRLPQAVGYIRHLQPVPLLLATLWYGLFVLVSAWRWQVLLTARGLRFSTWYLTRVFVLGLFFCKLLPTSIGGDVMRIAYTAPKGRGVDAFSATFLDRLIGFVSLSFLAVASALVLFATQGLWGQNLALRKNHLGAVTASLRGDLMFALLLLILVLLVAMTLMLFNDRAHRLVSLSLGRVRFAGVGTLLDRAYSAVKQFRNHYGPLGVSFTLGIGVQTCLSFSWYHSAQAVGAAVPLVYYLIFIPLLNIVVNVPSIGGLGVREASFVALFTQSWVSGALTDSRAFAIAVVFLALDLVFALVGGLLFAFMRRPSGTA, encoded by the coding sequence ATGCACAAGGTAACCAGGGCCGCACCGGCATCCTCCGAGCCTGCCGGACCGCACACCGAGACCAGCGTCCTGAAACCGTCTCCAGCCAAGAAAGGTCTGAAGTCGCTAATCCGTGTTGCAGTATCGGTCGGTCTTCTGGCCGCACTTGTATTTCTCTTTCGCGACCGGCTGCCCCAGGCAGTAGGCTACATCCGGCACTTGCAGCCGGTGCCGTTGTTGCTCGCAACGCTGTGGTACGGACTTTTCGTCCTTGTATCAGCATGGCGCTGGCAGGTGCTGCTTACTGCACGCGGGCTGCGTTTCTCGACCTGGTATCTGACACGCGTCTTCGTGCTCGGGCTTTTCTTCTGCAAGCTGCTACCGACGTCTATTGGTGGTGACGTGATGCGCATCGCCTATACCGCACCAAAGGGTCGGGGGGTCGACGCTTTCTCGGCGACGTTTCTTGACCGGCTCATCGGATTTGTAAGCCTCTCCTTCCTCGCGGTAGCAAGCGCTCTTGTCCTGTTCGCAACACAGGGGCTCTGGGGCCAAAACCTCGCGCTGCGCAAGAATCACCTCGGAGCAGTTACCGCGAGTCTGCGCGGGGATCTGATGTTTGCCCTCTTGCTGCTAATCCTCGTGCTGCTTGTTGCCATGACCTTAATGCTCTTCAATGACCGTGCACACCGGCTGGTATCACTCTCGCTCGGTCGAGTCCGGTTTGCCGGCGTTGGTACGCTTCTGGACCGCGCCTACAGCGCCGTGAAGCAGTTTCGGAATCACTATGGGCCGCTTGGCGTCAGCTTCACTCTGGGAATCGGTGTGCAGACCTGCCTTTCTTTTTCCTGGTACCACTCGGCCCAGGCGGTCGGCGCCGCTGTGCCCCTAGTTTACTATTTGATCTTCATACCGCTCCTGAACATCGTTGTGAACGTGCCCTCCATTGGTGGCCTGGGTGTCAGAGAAGCATCTTTTGTCGCGCTATTCACCCAGAGCTGGGTATCTGGCGCATTGACCGACTCTCGCGCTTTCGCGATTGCGGTAGTCTTTCTGGCGCTGGACCTAGTATTTGCACTAGTGGGAGGGCTACTGTTTGCGTTCATGCGACGGCCGTCAGGTACCGCATGA
- a CDS encoding glycosyltransferase family 2 protein produces the protein MGFGDSPYRAARPESAPAVQEPDSESQPPGDARPGPAVSIIVPAYNEVASIEPLLAEVAAKCGPDYEVVLVDDGSTDGTYEAAIAAVERYPFLTVLRHPRNLGKTAAILTGFAACRGEIISIMDADLQFDPEDVVRQVAKVREGFDIVTGQKRGRYEKRFVSSVYNWLARLVFGLKVRDINALKTFRREVLEEIHLRRDWHRYIVPLAASRGFAVAEIPVLLRPRHFGVPKYSGAGRILIGLFDLVAVGFQLTFMRKPMLYFGVLGTGALFSGLVVGIVAVILRLCGHGFRPLLYLVLLLVLTGLVLFAAGFLGESLATISDRLERIEQARRTANDRTRIHGPRPQDSGSHPKPATGTGPGTDTSSWDKASNDAQCTR, from the coding sequence ATGGGGTTTGGCGACAGCCCCTATAGAGCGGCGCGGCCTGAGTCGGCGCCTGCGGTACAGGAACCAGATTCCGAGTCACAGCCGCCAGGTGACGCACGACCAGGCCCGGCCGTTTCAATCATTGTCCCGGCATACAACGAAGTCGCTTCGATCGAACCGCTGCTTGCCGAAGTTGCGGCAAAGTGCGGCCCGGATTACGAGGTTGTCCTTGTTGACGACGGCTCAACTGACGGTACCTACGAGGCGGCAATTGCCGCTGTTGAACGTTATCCGTTCCTTACTGTGCTCCGGCATCCGCGCAACCTGGGCAAGACCGCGGCAATACTCACCGGGTTTGCTGCCTGCCGAGGAGAAATAATCTCAATAATGGACGCCGACCTGCAGTTTGACCCTGAAGACGTTGTCCGGCAGGTGGCAAAGGTCAGAGAAGGTTTCGACATCGTGACCGGCCAGAAACGGGGGCGGTACGAGAAGCGCTTCGTATCCTCGGTCTATAACTGGCTTGCACGGCTGGTATTCGGACTCAAGGTCAGGGATATTAATGCACTCAAGACTTTCCGGCGCGAGGTGCTGGAGGAAATCCACCTGCGGCGGGACTGGCACCGCTATATCGTACCCCTAGCTGCATCCCGCGGGTTTGCCGTGGCTGAAATCCCGGTGTTGCTCCGGCCGCGTCACTTCGGCGTGCCAAAGTATTCGGGCGCAGGCCGAATTCTTATCGGGCTGTTCGACCTAGTCGCAGTCGGTTTTCAACTAACGTTCATGCGCAAGCCGATGCTCTACTTCGGCGTGCTCGGCACCGGTGCTTTGTTCTCAGGCCTGGTAGTTGGCATCGTCGCTGTCATACTCCGGCTATGTGGACACGGATTCAGGCCCCTGCTCTACCTCGTGTTGCTTCTGGTACTGACTGGGCTTGTCTTGTTCGCCGCCGGGTTTCTGGGTGAGTCGCTCGCCACTATCAGCGATCGGCTCGAGCGAATCGAGCAGGCGCGGCGAACTGCGAATGACCGGACGCGAATTCACGGTCCCCGACCTCAGGATTCCGGGTCACACCCGAAGCCTGCGACCGGAACCGGACCGGGGACGGATACAAGTTCCTGGGACAAGGCCTCTAACGATGCACAATGCACAAGGTAA